The following proteins come from a genomic window of Xiphophorus couchianus chromosome 19, X_couchianus-1.0, whole genome shotgun sequence:
- the fam98b gene encoding protein FAM98B encodes MESDILDSLEQLGYDGPLLEEKVLLRAAEGGLSSPEYVDLCRWLASRLKPVCGLEESIASGPDDMDSLQVEMSGLLKELHCPFEGAVSGILRGSTRSTRDHLKFVLFLSSELQAAQIVSGRRDSEKHRDESSVQRELSAICETLKLPEPGGKEAAEVFSQVKNKVEHLLQELPKGFIGSPVFQKSLSSEQWEKLHGINTILSSEYECRRRMLIKRLDVTVQSFGWSDRAKVKVDSMARAYQPKRHSLKPQSSVDVAELLAAREDICNVVKTSTGSSRVNTACAVNKVLMGRVPDRGGRPSEIDAPLPEMPPWQKRQDGGGGWGGRGGGGERGGGGWSQGGGGGWGGGGGWKGGGWNQGGHNRHGDYGGHGGKRGRYQY; translated from the exons ATGGAGAGTGACATTTTGGACTCCTTGGAGCAGCTCGG ATATGACGGGCCTTTGTTGGAGGAGAAGGTGCTGCTAAGAGCGGCAGAGGGAGGCCTTTCGTCCCCGGAGTATGTGGACCTCTGTCGGTGGTTGGCGTCTAGACTGAAGCCCGTCTGTGGTTTGGAGGAGAGCATTGCATCTGGACCAG ACGACATGGACAGCCTTCAGGTAGAGATGAGCGGTTTGCTGAAAGAGCTGCACTGTCCGTTTGAAGGAGCCGTTTCAGGGATCCTCCGGGGCAGCACACGGAGCACAAGAGACCACCTAAAGTTTGTCT tgtttttgagCTCTGAGCTTCAGGCGGCTCAGATCGTGAGCGGCAGAAGAGACTCTGAGAAGCACCGAGATGAGAGTTCGGTTCAGCGGGAGCTTTCAGCGATCTGTGAGACGCTGAAGCTGCCGGAGCCTGGAGGAAAAGAGGCAGCAGAGGTTTTTTCTCAAGTGAAAAACAAG GTGGAACATTTGCTTCAAGAACTTCCTAAAGGTTTCATTGGTTCTCCAGTGTTCCAGAAGTCTCTGAGCAGTGAGCAGTGG GAGAAGTTGCACGGCATCAACACGATTCTGTCGTCAGAGTACGAGTGTCGCCGCAGGATGCTGATCAAGCGGCTGGACGTCACCGTTCAGTCGTTCGGCTGGTCAGACAGAGCCAAG GTGAAGGTGGACAGCATGGCCAGAGCCTACCAGCCCAAGCGCCACTCTCTGAAGCCTCAGTCCTCGGTGGACGTGGCCGAGCTGCTGGCGGCCAGGGAGGACATCTGCAACGTGGTGAAGACCAGCACCGGCTCCAGCCGGGTGAACACCGCCTGCGCCGTCAACAAG GTTTTGATGGGAAGAGTGCCGGACCGAGGAGGACGTCCCTCCGAGATAGACGCCCCGCTGCCTGAGATGCCCCCCTGGCAGAAGAGGCAAGATGGAGGTGGAGGATGGGGAGGGCGCGGCGGTGGCGGAGAAAGAGGCGGCGGCGGCTGGAGtcaaggaggtggaggaggatggGGAGGTGGTGGAGGATGGAAGGGAGGAGGATGGAACCAAGGAGGACACAACAGACATGGAGACTATGGAGGACACGGAGGGAAGAGAGGACGATACC